The Pelagovum sp. HNIBRBA483 sequence GTTGGAAATGCGATTGACGCGATGATCGGGCAACCTGAACCGCGCATGGAGATCGGTGTCTCCATCAGTGAGGGGCGGGTGCAGGTGAGTGTCAGGGACAGTGGACCGGGCATTGCGGAGCCTGAAAAGATTTTTGACCCCTTTTATACCACTAAGGAGGTGAGTGACTCAGAGGGCATGGGGTTAGGCTTGTCGATCTCCTACGGGCTTGTGCAATCCTTCGGTGGCGATATTCGTGGGCGGAACCATCCCGACGGGGGCGCGGTATTTACCGTCGAACTGGACCTGATCGAGAGGAGTGTTGCGGCATGATGCAGCGTGTTTTGTTGGTGGATGACGACAAGGAAGTACGCGAGGCATTGGGCCAATCCCTCGAACTGGCGGATATGGCGCCAATTTTGGCCAGTTCTTTCATCGTAGCGAAAGATCACATTTCCACCGATTTTGAAGGGGTGATTGTGACCGATATTCGCATGCCGGGTAGGGACGGTTTTCACCTGTTAACCTATGCGCGGAGTATCGACCCCGAATTGCCAGTGATCCTTCTGACCGGCGAGGGTGACATTCCGACGGCGGTGAAGGCGATGGAGCAGGGCGCGCATTCCTTTTTGGAAAAACCCTGTGCGCCGAATGAATTGATTATGCTGATCGAAAAGGCCTCCGAGACGCGCCGGGAGGTTTTGGAAAACCGCAGGCGAAAGTTGGAGATGGAGAGCGGCGATGCTGCGGCGCGTATGTTGTTTGGTCGTTCAGCATTGGCCGAAGGATTGCGACAGAGGGTGCGCACGGTTGCACGAACTAATGCCGAGGTCTTGGTCACTGGGGAGACGGGTACCGGAACACCCAAGGTGGCCGAGGTCATTCATCTTCTTTCGGCAGCGGCGCGTTATCCCTTTGTCAAACGCGCGGCGGCATCGTTGACGGTGGAAGGGCTGGGCGATGCGATGACGGCAGCAAAAGCGGGGACGCTCTACCTTGATGAGGTCAGCTTGTTGCCGGCTGGCGTGCAGTTTGCCTTGCTTGATACCCTCGAAGGCGGCGGCGGCTCGGCGCGGGTGATCGCGGGTACGACGCGCGAACTGGAGGAGGAGGTTGCAGCGGGGCGGTTCAATTCTGATCTGTTCTACCGGATCGATCTCATGCGTGTGCGTATCCCGGCGCTGCGGGAACGGACGGAAGATATTCCGACCCTTTTCCGGACCTATGTGGCGCAGGCGTGTGAGCAGGCCAACTTGCCGGAACCGGAGA is a genomic window containing:
- a CDS encoding sigma-54-dependent transcriptional regulator; the protein is MMQRVLLVDDDKEVREALGQSLELADMAPILASSFIVAKDHISTDFEGVIVTDIRMPGRDGFHLLTYARSIDPELPVILLTGEGDIPTAVKAMEQGAHSFLEKPCAPNELIMLIEKASETRREVLENRRRKLEMESGDAAARMLFGRSALAEGLRQRVRTVARTNAEVLVTGETGTGTPKVAEVIHLLSAAARYPFVKRAAASLTVEGLGDAMTAAKAGTLYLDEVSLLPAGVQFALLDTLEGGGGSARVIAGTTRELEEEVAAGRFNSDLFYRIDLMRVRIPALRERTEDIPTLFRTYVAQACEQANLPEPEIPAQTIARLMAQDWPGNARALMNAAMRFVMGLGDGEEDASLGLSEQMAQVERSLLIEALRRHSGNATETAKALRLPRKTFYDKLARHDLRAEDYR